The DNA segment ACCTGACCGAAAATCCACACGTTCCCCGTCCGGTGAAAAAGACCCTCGAAGACGACGACTGGCAGGCCCAGGGCGCGATGACGTACCTTTACCGACGCGGCTTCGACGTCTACGAAATCAACTCGATTCTCTCGGCGGGCGCACTCGGCGAAGCGGCCCAGCGCCGCCTCGTTCCGACACGCTGGTCGATTACGGCCGTCGACGATACGATCGGACAGTATCTCCGTGGCCGGATCAAGAACGCCCCCAGTATAGACGAGGTTCAGGTCTGGGCTAACGAATACATGGGGAACCGCTACTGGGTCATCCTCGCCCCCGGGACCTGGGAGTTCGAACTCGTCGAAATGAAATCTCCCGGCAGTATTTGGAATCCTGCACCGGAGGGCAACGTCTGGATGGCCAGTGCTGCTGAAGGGTACGAGGGTCGCTCGAGTTACGTCGAGGAAACTGCCGGGGCATACTATGCTGCACGACTCGGTGTTCTCGAACATCTCGAGTCGATCGGCCGGCAAGCGACCTGTCTCGTCTTACGAGAGGTCAGCGACGACTACTGGGCACCCGTCGGCGTCTGGCAGGTTAGAGAGAGCGTCAGAAACGCCTTCGATGGTGAGTACGGGACGGCCGAAACGTTCCACGACGCGGTGTCGACGGTGACCCAACGCCTACCAATTTCACTCGGCCGGCTTCGGCGAAAATCGACGCTGGCTGCCGGATTGCAATCCAATCTATCTGCTTTCGAGTGAGGGTGAATCGTTCGTCGCTTCCGCAGAACACTCCCTCGTTACGGTCCGCAACCTGTATTTGATCTGAATAGCTACGTACCGTATGCACTGGTCTGTGGCATGGTCGGCTTCTGCGTTGCTCTCTGGAACCGACTCATCTCTGCTGATGACTGGTTCCGCCGCCAGTATTCCCGGCGGTCCTGAACTGGGTGTCATCCTCTTTATTTTCGTGGTGATGTTCGTGGTCCCCGCGATACTGATTATACTCCTCCTGATCGCGATCAGGCGACGTGCGCCGGGTCTCGAAGCGTACGAGGACATCGAGTCGGACACAATCGAAAGCGATGAATCGGGCGACGAGGTGTCCGCAGCGGACTCGCTCGAGGGAAAAACGACGGCAGGGGAAAACGACGGTTCCGAGAACGGTCGGTGATCAC comes from the Natronosalvus amylolyticus genome and includes:
- the nreA gene encoding DNA repair protein NreA; its protein translation is MRLGDYIEELEPDEEAERRRLAKEKSYAITDHLERFERNFEQALSGDTLVGSSAPSIFVGRSNYPDIPVGVLSPVGDEAQAEEYVTDGKWYQQGYAIDDVLQRRTGLLNSSKRTNVDSPGIASRLAPSVQDVWDGFVGVQREVAIADRPVDLEIGLDGTPDLGLDAGTDVATPRGPRATARSADLTENPHVPRPVKKTLEDDDWQAQGAMTYLYRRGFDVYEINSILSAGALGEAAQRRLVPTRWSITAVDDTIGQYLRGRIKNAPSIDEVQVWANEYMGNRYWVILAPGTWEFELVEMKSPGSIWNPAPEGNVWMASAAEGYEGRSSYVEETAGAYYAARLGVLEHLESIGRQATCLVLREVSDDYWAPVGVWQVRESVRNAFDGEYGTAETFHDAVSTVTQRLPISLGRLRRKSTLAAGLQSNLSAFE